A section of the Saccopteryx leptura isolate mSacLep1 chromosome 6, mSacLep1_pri_phased_curated, whole genome shotgun sequence genome encodes:
- the RMDN3 gene encoding regulator of microtubule dynamics protein 3 encodes MSRLGVLGGARSGLGLLLGTAAGLGFLCALYSQRWKRTQRHGHSQLPPNSLDFTQTSESGRQARPLRAAPGEAGDAAALPSFPREGQEMVLERLDFVLTSLVALRREVEELRSSLQGLAGQIAGEFRSHMEENQRGARRRRFPFARERSDSTGSSSVYFTATSGATYTDAESEGGYTTANAESDYERDSDRESEDGEDEVSCETVKMGRKDSVDLEAEVASGLVPRALEAEGSPGLEDVLPLLQQADELHQGSEQNKREGFQLLLNNKLAYGNLQDFLWRLARAYSDMCELADEVSEKKSYALNGKEEAEAALKKGEENADCHQWYAVLCGQLAEHEGIQRRIQSGFSFKEHVDKALALRPENPMAHFLLGRWCYQVAHLSWLEKKTATALLESPLSATVQDALQSFLKAEELQPGFSKAGRVYISKCYRELGKNSEARQWVKLARELPDVTNEDSAFQKDLEELEVILGH; translated from the exons ATGTCTAGGCTGGGGGTGCTGGGCGGCGCCCGCTCCGGACTGGGACTGTTGCTGGGCACGGCCGCCGGCCTTGGATTCCTGTGTGCCCTTTATAGCCAGCGGTGGAAACGGACCCAGCGCCATGGCCATAGCCAGCTCCCGCCCAACTCACTGGACTTCACGCAGACTTCAGAGTCTGGACGTCAGG CGAGGCCATTGCGAGCAGCCCCAGGCGAGGCCGGAGATGCTGCGGCCCTGCCCAGCTTCCCACGAGAAGGGCAGGAGATGGTGCTGGAGCGCCTGGACTTCGTGCTGACCAGTCTGGTGGCACTGAGGCGGGAGGTGGAGGAGCTGAGGAGCAGCCTGCAGGGGCTCGCTGGGCAGATTGCTGGGGAGTTCCG ATCCCACATGGAAGAGAACCAGAGAGGGGCTCGGCGGCGAAGGTTCCCGTTTGCCCGTGAGAGGAGCGACTCCACTGGCTCCAGCTCCGTCTACTTCACGGCCACCTCAGGAGCCACATACACAGATGCTGAGAGTGAAGGGGG TTACACAACAGCTAATGCCGAGTCTGACTACGAGCGGGACTCTGACAGGGAGAGTGAAGATGGGGAAGATGAAGTGAGCTGCGAGACCGTGAAGATGGGGAGAAAGGATTCTGTGGACCTGGAGGCAGAGGTGGCTTCAGGCCTGGTTCCCAGAGCCCTGGAGGCCGAGGGCTCCCCTGGCCTGGAGGACgttctgcccctcctgcagcaggCTGACGAGCTGCACCAGGGCAGTGAGCAGAACAAGCGAGAAGGCTTTCAGCTGCTGCTCAACAACAAGCTAGCG TATGGAAATCTGCAGGACTTTCTCTGGCGCCTGGCCCGGGCCTACAGCGACATGTGTGAGCTAGCTGATGAGGTGAGCGAGAAGAAGTCATATGCTCTAAATG GAAAAGAAGAAGCGGAGGCCGCtctgaagaagggagaggagaatgcTGATTGTCACCAATG GTACGCAGTGCTTTGTGGTCAGCTGGCTGAGCATGAGGGCATCCAGAGGCGCATCCAGAGTGGCTTTAGCTTCAAG GAGCACGTGGATAAAGCCCTGGCTCTCCGGCCAGAGAACCCCATGGCTCACTTTCTCCTTGGGAGGTGGTGTTATCAG GTTGCACACCTGAGCTGGCTAGAAAAGAAAACTGCTACAGCCTTGCTTGAAAGCCCTCTCAGTGCCACTGTGCAGGACGCCCTCCAGAGCTTCCTGAAG GCTGAAGAACTACAGCCAGGATTTTCCAAAGCAGGAAGAGTATATATTTCCAAG TGCTACAGAGAACTAGGAAAAAACTCTGAAGCTAGACAGTGGGTGAAGCTGGCCAGGGAGCTGCCAGATGTCACTAATGAG GATTCAGCTTTCCAGAAGGACCTTGA